A single genomic interval of Vicugna pacos chromosome 34, VicPac4, whole genome shotgun sequence harbors:
- the CAPRIN2 gene encoding caprin-2 isoform X18, translated as MKDLLSKLLNSGYFESIPVPKNAKEKEVSLEEEMLIKSEKKKQLLKTESVKESESLMELAQPEIQPQEFLNRRYMTEVDYSSKQDEEQPWEADYARKPNLPKCWDMLTEPDGQEKKQESFKSWEASVKHPEVPKPAGSLEQRKQEIPKLRSALQEEQRKQDVSKAKPTPGQWKQEAPKPKAGYGQEEPKKQETPKPWPVQLQKEQDPKKQTPKSWAPSVQSEQDVTKSWTTPVCEDQDARQPETPKSWESNAESQKHPLPPQSQISPKSWGVATASLMPNDQLLPGKFNTEPKDVPKPMHQPVGSSSALPKDPVLRKEKLQDLMTQIQGTCNFMQESILDFDKPSSAIPSSQPPSATPGSPVASTEQNLSNQSEFLQEPLQAASSPVTCSSNACLVTTDQASSGSETEFMTSEAPEAAVPPSKQPPSLASPNPPMSKGSEQGFQSPPASSSSVTINTAPFQAMQTVFNVNAPLPPRKEQEIKEPPYSPGYNQSFTTASTQTPPQCQLPAIHVEQTVLSQETASYPDGTIQVSNGSLAFYPAQTNVLPRPSQPFVSSRGSVRGCSRGGRLLTNSYRSPGGYKGFDTYRGPPSISNGNYSQLQFQAREYPGTPYTQRDNFQQCYKRGGTSGGPRANSRAGWSDSSQVSSPERDNETFNSGDSGQGDSRSMTPVDVPATNPAATILPVHVYPLPQQMRVAFSAARTSNLAPGTLDQPIVFDLLLNNLGETFDLQLGRFNCPVNGTYVFIFHMLKLAVNVPLYVNLMKNEEVLVSAYANDGAPDHETASNHAILQLFQGDQIWLRLHRGAIYGSSWKYSTFSGYLLYQD; from the exons TTTCTTAACAGACGCTACATGACGGAAGTAGATTATTCAAGCAAACAAGATGAAGAGCAACCTTGGGAAGCAGATTATGCTAGAAAACCAAACCTCCCCAAATGCTGGGATATGCTTACTGAACCAGACGGTCAGGAGAAGAAGCAGGAGTCCTTCAAGTCCTGGGAGGCTTCTGTTAAGCACCCGGAGGTACCGAAGCCTGCAGGCTCCTTAGAACAGAGGAAGCAGGAGATCCCAAAACTCAGGTCCGCTCTGCAGGAAGAGCAGAGGAAGCAAGACGTCTCGAAAGCCAAGCCGACCCCTGGCCAGTGGAAGCAAGAAGCGCCTAAACCCAAGGCTGGATATGGTCAGGAGGAACCGAAGAAGCAGGAGACACCAAAGCCCTGGCCCGTTCAGCTGCAGAAAGAACAGGATCCGAAGAAGCAAACTCCGAAGTCTTGGGCGCCTTCTGTGCAGAGTGAACAGGACGTCACCAAGTCATGGACCACTCCCGTGTGTGAAGACCAGGATGCAAGACAGCCAGAGACGCCAAAATCCTGGGAAAGCAATGCTGAGAGTCAGAAACACCCTTTACCACCACAGTCACAGATTTCTCCAAAGTCCTGGGGGGTAGCTACCGCAAGCCTCATGCCAAATGACCAGCTGCTGCCTGGGAAGTTTAATACAGAACCCAAAGAT GTGCCTAAGCCCATGCATCAGCCTGTAGGTTCTTCCTCTGCCCTTCCCAAGGATCCAGTATTGAGGAAAGAAAAACTGCAGGATCTGATGACCCAGATTCAAGGAACTTGTAACTTTATGCAA GAATCTATTCTGGATTTTGACAAACCTTCAAGTGCAATTCCATCGTCACAGCCGCCTTCAGCTACCCCAGGTAGCCCAGTAG CATCTACAGAACAAAATCTATCCAATCAAAGTGAGTTTCTTCAGGAGCCATTACAG GCTGCTTCTTCTCCAGTTACTTGTAGCTCAAATGCTTGCTTGGTTACTACCGATCAGGCTTCTTCGGGATCTGAAACAGAGTTTATGACCTCAGAGGCTCCTGAG GCAGCGGTCCCCCCAAGCAAGCAGCCGCCTTCTCTAGCTTCTCCAAATCCTCCCATGTCAAAGGGCTCTGAACAGGGCTTCCAGTCACCTCCAGCAAGTAGTAGTTCAGTAACCATTAACACAGCGCCCTTTCAAGCCATGCAGACA GTATTTAATGTTAACGCTCCTCTGCCTCCACGGAAAGAACAAGAAATCAAAGAACCCCCGTATTCACCTGGCTACAATCAGAGCTTTACTACAGCCAGTACACAGACACCACCCCAGTGCCAGCTGCCAGCTATACACGTGGAGCAAACTGTCCTTTCTCAAGAGACTG CAAGTTATCCTGATGGAACTATTCAAGTAAGCAATGGTAGCCTTGCCTTTTACCCAGCACAGACGAATGTGTTACCCAGACCCTCTCAACCATTTGTCAGTAGCCGGGGATCTGTTAGAGGATGTTCTCGTGGTGGGAGATTACTAACCAATTCGTATCGGTCCCCTGGTGGTTATAAAG GTTTTGATACTTATAGAGGACCTCCTTCGATTTCCAATGGAAACTATAGCCAGCTGCAGTTCCAGGCTAGAGAGTATCCCGGAACACCGTACACCCAAAGG GATAATTTCCAGCAGTGTTACAAGCGAGGAGGGACATCTGGTGGTCCTCGGGCAAATTCAAGAG CAGGGTGGAGTGATTCTTCTCAGGTGAGCAGCCCCGAAAGAGACAACGAAACCTTTAACAGTGGTGACTCTGGACAAGGAGACTCCCGTAGCATGACGCCTGTGGACGTGCCGGCGACAAACCCCGCAGCCACCATACTGCCGGTACACGTGTACCCGCTGCCTCAGCAGATGCGGGTGGCCTTCTCGGCGGCCAGAACCTCTAACCTTGCCCCTGGAACTTTAGACCAACCCATCGTGTTCGATCTTCTTCTGAACAACTTGGGAGAAACTTTTGATCTTCAGCTCGGTAGATTTAATTGCCCGGTGAACGGCACTTACGTTTTCATCTTTCACATGCTAAAGCTGGCCGTGAATGTGCCCCTGTACGTCAACCTCATGAAGAACGAAGAGGTCTTGGTATCTGCCTATGCCAACGATGGTGCTCCAGACCACGAAACTGCTAGCAACCACGCCATTCTCCAGCTCTTCCAGGGAGACCAGATATGGTTGCGTTTGCACAGGGGAGCGATTTACGGAAGTAGCTGGAAATACTCTACGTTTTCAGGCTATCTTCTTTACCAAGATTGA
- the CAPRIN2 gene encoding caprin-2 isoform X22 gives MKDLLSKLLNSGYFESIPVPKNAKEKEVSLEEEMLIKSEKKKQLLKTESVKESESLMELAQPEIQPQEFLNRRYMTEVDYSSKQDEEQPWEADYARKPNLPKCWDMLTEPDGQEKKQESFKSWEASVKHPEVPKPAGSLEQRKQEIPKLRSALQEEQRKQDVSKAKPTPGQWKQEAPKPKAGYGQEEPKKQETPKPWPVQLQKEQDPKKQTPKSWAPSVQSEQDVTKSWTTPVCEDQDARQPETPKSWESNAESQKHPLPPQSQISPKSWGVATASLMPNDQLLPGKFNTEPKDVPKPMHQPVGSSSALPKDPVLRKEKLQDLMTQIQGTCNFMQESILDFDKPSSAIPSSQPPSATPGSPVASTEQNLSNQSEFLQEPLQAAVPPSKQPPSLASPNPPMSKGSEQGFQSPPASSSSVTINTAPFQAMQTVFNVNAPLPPRKEQEIKEPPYSPGYNQSFTTASTQTPPQCQLPAIHVEQTVLSQETAASYPDGTIQVSNGSLAFYPAQTNVLPRPSQPFVSSRGSVRGCSRGGRLLTNSYRSPGGYKGFDTYRGPPSISNGNYSQLQFQAREYPGTPYTQRDNFQQCYKRGGTSGGPRANSRAGWSDSSQVSSPERDNETFNSGDSGQGDSRSMTPVDVPATNPAATILPVHVYPLPQQMRVAFSAARTSNLAPGTLDQPIVFDLLLNNLGETFDLQLGRFNCPVNGTYVFIFHMLKLAVNVPLYVNLMKNEEVLVSAYANDGAPDHETASNHAILQLFQGDQIWLRLHRGAIYGSSWKYSTFSGYLLYQD, from the exons TTTCTTAACAGACGCTACATGACGGAAGTAGATTATTCAAGCAAACAAGATGAAGAGCAACCTTGGGAAGCAGATTATGCTAGAAAACCAAACCTCCCCAAATGCTGGGATATGCTTACTGAACCAGACGGTCAGGAGAAGAAGCAGGAGTCCTTCAAGTCCTGGGAGGCTTCTGTTAAGCACCCGGAGGTACCGAAGCCTGCAGGCTCCTTAGAACAGAGGAAGCAGGAGATCCCAAAACTCAGGTCCGCTCTGCAGGAAGAGCAGAGGAAGCAAGACGTCTCGAAAGCCAAGCCGACCCCTGGCCAGTGGAAGCAAGAAGCGCCTAAACCCAAGGCTGGATATGGTCAGGAGGAACCGAAGAAGCAGGAGACACCAAAGCCCTGGCCCGTTCAGCTGCAGAAAGAACAGGATCCGAAGAAGCAAACTCCGAAGTCTTGGGCGCCTTCTGTGCAGAGTGAACAGGACGTCACCAAGTCATGGACCACTCCCGTGTGTGAAGACCAGGATGCAAGACAGCCAGAGACGCCAAAATCCTGGGAAAGCAATGCTGAGAGTCAGAAACACCCTTTACCACCACAGTCACAGATTTCTCCAAAGTCCTGGGGGGTAGCTACCGCAAGCCTCATGCCAAATGACCAGCTGCTGCCTGGGAAGTTTAATACAGAACCCAAAGAT GTGCCTAAGCCCATGCATCAGCCTGTAGGTTCTTCCTCTGCCCTTCCCAAGGATCCAGTATTGAGGAAAGAAAAACTGCAGGATCTGATGACCCAGATTCAAGGAACTTGTAACTTTATGCAA GAATCTATTCTGGATTTTGACAAACCTTCAAGTGCAATTCCATCGTCACAGCCGCCTTCAGCTACCCCAGGTAGCCCAGTAG CATCTACAGAACAAAATCTATCCAATCAAAGTGAGTTTCTTCAGGAGCCATTACAG GCAGCGGTCCCCCCAAGCAAGCAGCCGCCTTCTCTAGCTTCTCCAAATCCTCCCATGTCAAAGGGCTCTGAACAGGGCTTCCAGTCACCTCCAGCAAGTAGTAGTTCAGTAACCATTAACACAGCGCCCTTTCAAGCCATGCAGACA GTATTTAATGTTAACGCTCCTCTGCCTCCACGGAAAGAACAAGAAATCAAAGAACCCCCGTATTCACCTGGCTACAATCAGAGCTTTACTACAGCCAGTACACAGACACCACCCCAGTGCCAGCTGCCAGCTATACACGTGGAGCAAACTGTCCTTTCTCAAGAGACTG CAGCAAGTTATCCTGATGGAACTATTCAAGTAAGCAATGGTAGCCTTGCCTTTTACCCAGCACAGACGAATGTGTTACCCAGACCCTCTCAACCATTTGTCAGTAGCCGGGGATCTGTTAGAGGATGTTCTCGTGGTGGGAGATTACTAACCAATTCGTATCGGTCCCCTGGTGGTTATAAAG GTTTTGATACTTATAGAGGACCTCCTTCGATTTCCAATGGAAACTATAGCCAGCTGCAGTTCCAGGCTAGAGAGTATCCCGGAACACCGTACACCCAAAGG GATAATTTCCAGCAGTGTTACAAGCGAGGAGGGACATCTGGTGGTCCTCGGGCAAATTCAAGAG CAGGGTGGAGTGATTCTTCTCAGGTGAGCAGCCCCGAAAGAGACAACGAAACCTTTAACAGTGGTGACTCTGGACAAGGAGACTCCCGTAGCATGACGCCTGTGGACGTGCCGGCGACAAACCCCGCAGCCACCATACTGCCGGTACACGTGTACCCGCTGCCTCAGCAGATGCGGGTGGCCTTCTCGGCGGCCAGAACCTCTAACCTTGCCCCTGGAACTTTAGACCAACCCATCGTGTTCGATCTTCTTCTGAACAACTTGGGAGAAACTTTTGATCTTCAGCTCGGTAGATTTAATTGCCCGGTGAACGGCACTTACGTTTTCATCTTTCACATGCTAAAGCTGGCCGTGAATGTGCCCCTGTACGTCAACCTCATGAAGAACGAAGAGGTCTTGGTATCTGCCTATGCCAACGATGGTGCTCCAGACCACGAAACTGCTAGCAACCACGCCATTCTCCAGCTCTTCCAGGGAGACCAGATATGGTTGCGTTTGCACAGGGGAGCGATTTACGGAAGTAGCTGGAAATACTCTACGTTTTCAGGCTATCTTCTTTACCAAGATTGA
- the CAPRIN2 gene encoding caprin-2 isoform X24: protein MKDLLSKLLNSGYFESIPVPKNAKEKEVSLEEEMLIKSEKKKQLLKTESVKESESLMELAQPEIQPQEFLNRRYMTEVDYSSKQDEEQPWEADYARKPNLPKCWDMLTEPDGQEKKQESFKSWEASVKHPEVPKPAGSLEQRKQEIPKLRSALQEEQRKQDVSKAKPTPGQWKQEAPKPKAGYGQEEPKKQETPKPWPVQLQKEQDPKKQTPKSWAPSVQSEQDVTKSWTTPVCEDQDARQPETPKSWESNAESQKHPLPPQSQISPKSWGVATASLMPNDQLLPGKFNTEPKDVPKPMHQPVGSSSALPKDPVLRKEKLQDLMTQIQGTCNFMQESILDFDKPSSAIPSSQPPSATPGSPVASTEQNLSNQSEFLQEPLQVFNVNAPLPPRKEQEIKEPPYSPGYNQSFTTASTQTPPQCQLPAIHVEQTVLSQETASYPDGTIQVSNGSLAFYPAQTNVLPRPSQPFVSSRGSVRGCSRGGRLLTNSYRSPGGYKGFDTYRGPPSISNGNYSQLQFQAREYPGTPYTQRDNFQQCYKRGGTSGGPRANSRAGWSDSSQVSSPERDNETFNSGDSGQGDSRSMTPVDVPATNPAATILPVHVYPLPQQMRVAFSAARTSNLAPGTLDQPIVFDLLLNNLGETFDLQLGRFNCPVNGTYVFIFHMLKLAVNVPLYVNLMKNEEVLVSAYANDGAPDHETASNHAILQLFQGDQIWLRLHRGAIYGSSWKYSTFSGYLLYQD, encoded by the exons TTTCTTAACAGACGCTACATGACGGAAGTAGATTATTCAAGCAAACAAGATGAAGAGCAACCTTGGGAAGCAGATTATGCTAGAAAACCAAACCTCCCCAAATGCTGGGATATGCTTACTGAACCAGACGGTCAGGAGAAGAAGCAGGAGTCCTTCAAGTCCTGGGAGGCTTCTGTTAAGCACCCGGAGGTACCGAAGCCTGCAGGCTCCTTAGAACAGAGGAAGCAGGAGATCCCAAAACTCAGGTCCGCTCTGCAGGAAGAGCAGAGGAAGCAAGACGTCTCGAAAGCCAAGCCGACCCCTGGCCAGTGGAAGCAAGAAGCGCCTAAACCCAAGGCTGGATATGGTCAGGAGGAACCGAAGAAGCAGGAGACACCAAAGCCCTGGCCCGTTCAGCTGCAGAAAGAACAGGATCCGAAGAAGCAAACTCCGAAGTCTTGGGCGCCTTCTGTGCAGAGTGAACAGGACGTCACCAAGTCATGGACCACTCCCGTGTGTGAAGACCAGGATGCAAGACAGCCAGAGACGCCAAAATCCTGGGAAAGCAATGCTGAGAGTCAGAAACACCCTTTACCACCACAGTCACAGATTTCTCCAAAGTCCTGGGGGGTAGCTACCGCAAGCCTCATGCCAAATGACCAGCTGCTGCCTGGGAAGTTTAATACAGAACCCAAAGAT GTGCCTAAGCCCATGCATCAGCCTGTAGGTTCTTCCTCTGCCCTTCCCAAGGATCCAGTATTGAGGAAAGAAAAACTGCAGGATCTGATGACCCAGATTCAAGGAACTTGTAACTTTATGCAA GAATCTATTCTGGATTTTGACAAACCTTCAAGTGCAATTCCATCGTCACAGCCGCCTTCAGCTACCCCAGGTAGCCCAGTAG CATCTACAGAACAAAATCTATCCAATCAAAGTGAGTTTCTTCAGGAGCCATTACAG GTATTTAATGTTAACGCTCCTCTGCCTCCACGGAAAGAACAAGAAATCAAAGAACCCCCGTATTCACCTGGCTACAATCAGAGCTTTACTACAGCCAGTACACAGACACCACCCCAGTGCCAGCTGCCAGCTATACACGTGGAGCAAACTGTCCTTTCTCAAGAGACTG CAAGTTATCCTGATGGAACTATTCAAGTAAGCAATGGTAGCCTTGCCTTTTACCCAGCACAGACGAATGTGTTACCCAGACCCTCTCAACCATTTGTCAGTAGCCGGGGATCTGTTAGAGGATGTTCTCGTGGTGGGAGATTACTAACCAATTCGTATCGGTCCCCTGGTGGTTATAAAG GTTTTGATACTTATAGAGGACCTCCTTCGATTTCCAATGGAAACTATAGCCAGCTGCAGTTCCAGGCTAGAGAGTATCCCGGAACACCGTACACCCAAAGG GATAATTTCCAGCAGTGTTACAAGCGAGGAGGGACATCTGGTGGTCCTCGGGCAAATTCAAGAG CAGGGTGGAGTGATTCTTCTCAGGTGAGCAGCCCCGAAAGAGACAACGAAACCTTTAACAGTGGTGACTCTGGACAAGGAGACTCCCGTAGCATGACGCCTGTGGACGTGCCGGCGACAAACCCCGCAGCCACCATACTGCCGGTACACGTGTACCCGCTGCCTCAGCAGATGCGGGTGGCCTTCTCGGCGGCCAGAACCTCTAACCTTGCCCCTGGAACTTTAGACCAACCCATCGTGTTCGATCTTCTTCTGAACAACTTGGGAGAAACTTTTGATCTTCAGCTCGGTAGATTTAATTGCCCGGTGAACGGCACTTACGTTTTCATCTTTCACATGCTAAAGCTGGCCGTGAATGTGCCCCTGTACGTCAACCTCATGAAGAACGAAGAGGTCTTGGTATCTGCCTATGCCAACGATGGTGCTCCAGACCACGAAACTGCTAGCAACCACGCCATTCTCCAGCTCTTCCAGGGAGACCAGATATGGTTGCGTTTGCACAGGGGAGCGATTTACGGAAGTAGCTGGAAATACTCTACGTTTTCAGGCTATCTTCTTTACCAAGATTGA
- the CAPRIN2 gene encoding caprin-2 isoform X17, translating into MKDLLSKLLNSGYFESIPVPKNAKEKEVSLEEEMLIKSEKKKQLLKTESVKESESLMELAQPEIQPQEFLNRRYMTEVDYSSKQDEEQPWEADYARKPNLPKCWDMLTEPDGQEKKQESFKSWEASVKHPEVPKPAGSLEQRKQEIPKLRSALQEEQRKQDVSKAKPTPGQWKQEAPKPKAGYGQEEPKKQETPKPWPVQLQKEQDPKKQTPKSWAPSVQSEQDVTKSWTTPVCEDQDARQPETPKSWESNAESQKHPLPPQSQISPKSWGVATASLMPNDQLLPGKFNTEPKDVPKPMHQPVGSSSALPKDPVLRKEKLQDLMTQIQGTCNFMQESILDFDKPSSAIPSSQPPSATPGSPVASTEQNLSNQSEFLQEPLQAASSPVTCSSNACLVTTDQASSGSETEFMTSEAPEAAVPPSKQPPSLASPNPPMSKGSEQGFQSPPASSSSVTINTAPFQAMQTVFNVNAPLPPRKEQEIKEPPYSPGYNQSFTTASTQTPPQCQLPAIHVEQTVLSQETAASYPDGTIQVSNGSLAFYPAQTNVLPRPSQPFVSSRGSVRGCSRGGRLLTNSYRSPGGYKGFDTYRGPPSISNGNYSQLQFQAREYPGTPYTQRDNFQQCYKRGGTSGGPRANSRAGWSDSSQVSSPERDNETFNSGDSGQGDSRSMTPVDVPATNPAATILPVHVYPLPQQMRVAFSAARTSNLAPGTLDQPIVFDLLLNNLGETFDLQLGRFNCPVNGTYVFIFHMLKLAVNVPLYVNLMKNEEVLVSAYANDGAPDHETASNHAILQLFQGDQIWLRLHRGAIYGSSWKYSTFSGYLLYQD; encoded by the exons TTTCTTAACAGACGCTACATGACGGAAGTAGATTATTCAAGCAAACAAGATGAAGAGCAACCTTGGGAAGCAGATTATGCTAGAAAACCAAACCTCCCCAAATGCTGGGATATGCTTACTGAACCAGACGGTCAGGAGAAGAAGCAGGAGTCCTTCAAGTCCTGGGAGGCTTCTGTTAAGCACCCGGAGGTACCGAAGCCTGCAGGCTCCTTAGAACAGAGGAAGCAGGAGATCCCAAAACTCAGGTCCGCTCTGCAGGAAGAGCAGAGGAAGCAAGACGTCTCGAAAGCCAAGCCGACCCCTGGCCAGTGGAAGCAAGAAGCGCCTAAACCCAAGGCTGGATATGGTCAGGAGGAACCGAAGAAGCAGGAGACACCAAAGCCCTGGCCCGTTCAGCTGCAGAAAGAACAGGATCCGAAGAAGCAAACTCCGAAGTCTTGGGCGCCTTCTGTGCAGAGTGAACAGGACGTCACCAAGTCATGGACCACTCCCGTGTGTGAAGACCAGGATGCAAGACAGCCAGAGACGCCAAAATCCTGGGAAAGCAATGCTGAGAGTCAGAAACACCCTTTACCACCACAGTCACAGATTTCTCCAAAGTCCTGGGGGGTAGCTACCGCAAGCCTCATGCCAAATGACCAGCTGCTGCCTGGGAAGTTTAATACAGAACCCAAAGAT GTGCCTAAGCCCATGCATCAGCCTGTAGGTTCTTCCTCTGCCCTTCCCAAGGATCCAGTATTGAGGAAAGAAAAACTGCAGGATCTGATGACCCAGATTCAAGGAACTTGTAACTTTATGCAA GAATCTATTCTGGATTTTGACAAACCTTCAAGTGCAATTCCATCGTCACAGCCGCCTTCAGCTACCCCAGGTAGCCCAGTAG CATCTACAGAACAAAATCTATCCAATCAAAGTGAGTTTCTTCAGGAGCCATTACAG GCTGCTTCTTCTCCAGTTACTTGTAGCTCAAATGCTTGCTTGGTTACTACCGATCAGGCTTCTTCGGGATCTGAAACAGAGTTTATGACCTCAGAGGCTCCTGAG GCAGCGGTCCCCCCAAGCAAGCAGCCGCCTTCTCTAGCTTCTCCAAATCCTCCCATGTCAAAGGGCTCTGAACAGGGCTTCCAGTCACCTCCAGCAAGTAGTAGTTCAGTAACCATTAACACAGCGCCCTTTCAAGCCATGCAGACA GTATTTAATGTTAACGCTCCTCTGCCTCCACGGAAAGAACAAGAAATCAAAGAACCCCCGTATTCACCTGGCTACAATCAGAGCTTTACTACAGCCAGTACACAGACACCACCCCAGTGCCAGCTGCCAGCTATACACGTGGAGCAAACTGTCCTTTCTCAAGAGACTG CAGCAAGTTATCCTGATGGAACTATTCAAGTAAGCAATGGTAGCCTTGCCTTTTACCCAGCACAGACGAATGTGTTACCCAGACCCTCTCAACCATTTGTCAGTAGCCGGGGATCTGTTAGAGGATGTTCTCGTGGTGGGAGATTACTAACCAATTCGTATCGGTCCCCTGGTGGTTATAAAG GTTTTGATACTTATAGAGGACCTCCTTCGATTTCCAATGGAAACTATAGCCAGCTGCAGTTCCAGGCTAGAGAGTATCCCGGAACACCGTACACCCAAAGG GATAATTTCCAGCAGTGTTACAAGCGAGGAGGGACATCTGGTGGTCCTCGGGCAAATTCAAGAG CAGGGTGGAGTGATTCTTCTCAGGTGAGCAGCCCCGAAAGAGACAACGAAACCTTTAACAGTGGTGACTCTGGACAAGGAGACTCCCGTAGCATGACGCCTGTGGACGTGCCGGCGACAAACCCCGCAGCCACCATACTGCCGGTACACGTGTACCCGCTGCCTCAGCAGATGCGGGTGGCCTTCTCGGCGGCCAGAACCTCTAACCTTGCCCCTGGAACTTTAGACCAACCCATCGTGTTCGATCTTCTTCTGAACAACTTGGGAGAAACTTTTGATCTTCAGCTCGGTAGATTTAATTGCCCGGTGAACGGCACTTACGTTTTCATCTTTCACATGCTAAAGCTGGCCGTGAATGTGCCCCTGTACGTCAACCTCATGAAGAACGAAGAGGTCTTGGTATCTGCCTATGCCAACGATGGTGCTCCAGACCACGAAACTGCTAGCAACCACGCCATTCTCCAGCTCTTCCAGGGAGACCAGATATGGTTGCGTTTGCACAGGGGAGCGATTTACGGAAGTAGCTGGAAATACTCTACGTTTTCAGGCTATCTTCTTTACCAAGATTGA